One Bubalus bubalis isolate 160015118507 breed Murrah chromosome 10, NDDB_SH_1, whole genome shotgun sequence genomic window carries:
- the CASP8AP2 gene encoding CASP8-associated protein 2 isoform X2, producing MAADDDNGDGTSLFHVFSASPLKNNDEGSLDIYAGLDSAGSDSASKSSVPSRNCLDLYEEILTEEGTAKEATYNDLQAEYGKCQLQMKELMKKFKEIQTQNFSLKNENQSLKKNISALIKTARVEINRKDEEINNLHQRLSEFPHFRNNHKTSRTSDLVKTKDLKSRSPHLDDSSKTDHRVKSDVSKDVHYSTSLPNHEKEGKSHCEKKSTLHLPTSVEKHSTNGIWSRFHYQVGESNSNEDHRRGRKDSRHSQYNRGTDRIRKDLSTSYGDGEPRNTEASQRLQGHPEKYGKGEPKAESKTAKLKSNTDLDYKNERISSSWEKESSRDKSHTRLESQSDKKLERQSERSQNVNRRELKSQDKEERKVDQKSKSVGKGQDHWRRSERAVLPHSKNEPSKSSHNSNKYHLEERRGWEDCKRDRAVSNHSFQEGRCPSSLLASRTHKHIDSTEVDSVHQRENAPFRAERHRTEEKRKRERENKEENKHIRNEERVPSGHLQKTNKETKKTTADLKRQNEPKNDKGEVSNNDVSEGANNKEPAVRTESALNEPQNKDLKLSFMEKLNLTLSPAKKQPVSQDNQHTVTDTPQSCDICDSESLVQAKTVTCVPSVSDHITEETKSELLEPKDALTAAFQPGTSISERKVEENSLSVASVENTVPCDTPICGTETSFSAPVEMEPSESLLSSSTEMEQTVNGSRAAVPMKIDTAQTNVSQNIGLELDSKRNSDLNSCSISQETEMKEAFSTNVTKSSESILQPSVEETDILPAVLSEGGTPKLEPSLVDPPLVENKSCHLDPCLPRETPESSLQRTELMDDTMEVGETNSVYHDDENSVLSIDFNQLRPIPEAISPLNSPVRPVAKVLRLESASQVPLYNNNHKDVFLPNSAHSTSTSQSDLNKENQKPICKSDKFAEADSHKNSSLDELEEGEIISDNEKPEPQSFDKSAKPRASTEVQNTKTSPESRKSSVRLDKDNRKISSMKMHQTKSRWNRRRSESSRSSKTEKKERSMSTSSLEKIVPIIVTPSSVREIMHMLRMIRKHVRKNYMKFKVKFSLIQFHRIIESAILSFTSLIKYLDLSKISKSVTTLQKNLCDVIESKLKQVKKNGIVDRLFEQQLPDMKKKLWKFVDEQLDYLFTKLKKIFVKFCDSMNVGSDSDEGKLEKKSKEKARSSHCQKGNINNLGKEMLKEKSPKSEDYGSSKYSVGCKKSEEKHQEQKNSNSNTIKHDIKKTANTCFDNMKNPQSEAHSLEPNCLSTPKPGKIEGSTTEDAQTSQLVPLKPERSFEILTEQQASSLTFNLVSDAQMGEIFKSLLQGSDLLDNSVNCNEKNEWELKTPEKQLLESLKCESIPACTTEELVSGVVSPCPKIISEDNWSLLSSEKGPSLSSGLSLPVHPDVLDENCMFEVSTNIALSKDNVCGSEKSKPCISSILLEDLAVSLTVPSPLKSDGHLSFLKPEALSNSTPEEVISAHFSEDALLEEEDASEQDIHLALESDNSSSKSSCSSSWTSRPVAPGFQYHPNLPMHAVIMEKSNDHFIVKIRRAAPSTSPALVQNTVADEYLPRVEKEADEAVEEEYISCQNRVFKSVEELKNSSKNVDGRLVHEEQDCVIQTEVPDIYEFLKDASGKVSQSTEEAEECLKLHQVWEPKVPESIEELPPVEEIPHSVEDHLPSTCIDLTKDPVTETKKLGELVKVTVLNIDQLGCSGSSVDQNAPVLDNMQPETVDTFIDLTQDVSSDSKNEGNHPAVVVEDLGCPVICVDEDNSKEENVQVANRPLECVIEEACIDLTLEASSLGEVKKDDLNSESALNSNSSELPGMLDNPHKKRRNLSDLNPSSQKKQRKETDLTSREKTKKITQDSGENGNAHRRKASKKKAPSVTKDPSSLKESPGTKDASAASATSFTSLSAKNVIKKKGEIIVSWTRNDDREILLECQKKGPSLKTFTHLAAKLNKNPYQVSERFQQLMKLFEKSKCR from the exons cttctcctcttaaaaataatgatgaaggTTCTTTGGACATATATGCTGGGTTGGACAGTGCTGGTTCTG aCAGTGCATCCAAATCCTCTGTACCATCCAGGAATTGTCTGGATTTATATGAAGAAATCCTGACTGAAGAAGGAACTGCAAAGGAGGCAACATATAATGAT TTGCAGGCAGAATATGGAAAATGTCAGCTGCAAATGAAAGAGCTGatgaaaaagtttaaagaaatacagacacag aattttagcttaaaaaatgaaaaccagtcCCTTAAGAAAAATATCTCAGCACTTATCAAAACAGCCAGAGTGGAAATAAACCGCAaggatgaagaaataaataatcttCACCAAAG ACTGTCAGAGTTTCCACATTTTCGGAATAATCATAAAACTTCAAGGACATCAGATCTAGTTAAAACAAAAGATCTTAAATCCAGATCTCCCCATTTGGATGACTCTTCAAAGACTGATCACAGAGTGAAAAGTGATGTTTCTAAAGATGTACATTACAGCACTTCACTGCCAAAccatgaaaaggaaggaaaatcacACTGTGAAAAAAAGAGCACTTTGCATTTGCCTACATCTGTTGAAAAACACTCCACCAATGGCATTTGGTCACGTTTCCATTATCAGGTTGGTGAGAGCAATTCAAATGAGGATcatagaagaggaaggaaagatagTCGACATAGCCAGTACAACCGGGGGACTGACAGAATACGAAAAGACTTGAGCACTAGCTATGGTGATGGTGAACCGAGGAACACAGAGGCCAGTCAGAGGCTACAAGGACATCCTGAGAAATATGGTAAAGGTGAACCAAAGGCTGAAAGCAAAACTGCAAAGTTGAAAAGTAACACGGATTTAGATTATAAAAATGAGCGCATCAGCTCTTCTTGGGAGAAAGAAAGCTCTAGAGACAAGTCACACACTCGACTAGAATCTCAAAGTGACAAAAAACTCGAAAGACAAAGTGAAAGATCACAAAATGTAAATAGAAGAGAACTTAAATCacaagacaaagaagaaagaaaagttgatCAGAAGTCGAAATCAGTAGGGAAAGGCCAGGATCATTGGAGAAGATCTGAACGAGCGGTGCTTCCGCATTCCAAAAATGAACCATCAAAGTCTTCACACAATTCAAATAAATACCATCTAGAGGAGAGAAGAGGCTGGGAAGATTGTAAAAGAGACAGGGCTGTAAGTAATCATAGTTTTCAAGAAGGAAGATGTCCGTCTTCTCTTTTAGCCAGTAGAACTCACAAACACATTGATTCCACAGAAGTTGATTCTGTGCACCAGCGGGAAAATGCACCTTTCAGAGCAGAAAGGCACAGAactgaagaaaagaggaaaagggaacgagagaacaaagaagaaaataagcatatcagaaatgaagaaagagtACCTTCAGGACATTTGCAGAAGACTaacaaagaaactaagaaaaccaCCGCAGACTTAAAGAGACAGAATGAGCCAAAAAATGATAAAGGGGAAGTCTCTAACAATGATGTTTCTGAAGGAGCAAATAATAAGGAGCCAGCAGTTAGAACTGAGAGTGCCCTAAATGAACCGCAAAACAAAGACTTAAAGTTGAGCTTTATGGAAAAATTGAACTTAACTCTTTCTCCTGCTAAAAAGCAGCCTGTTTCTCAGGATAATCAGCATACAGTAACTGACACTCCCCAATCCTGTGACATATGTGATTCTGAGTCATTGGTGCAGGCTAAGACTGTGACATGTGTTCCCTCTGTCAGTGACCATATCACAGAGGAAACCAAATCTGAGTTATTGGAACCAAAGGATGCTCTTACAGCAGCATTTCAACCCGGGACCAGTATTTCAGAACggaaagtagaagaaaatagTTTGTCTGTTGCATCTGTGGAGAATACTGTGCCTTGTGACACACCCATATGTGGCACAGAGACTTCCTTCTCAGCACCTGTGGAAATGGAACCATCAGAATCTTTGTTATCTTCATCCACAGAAATGGAACAGACTGTTAATGGTTCCAGGGCAGCAGTTCCTATGAAAATAGACACAGCACAGACAAATGTTTCTCAGAACATTGGCTTGGAATTGGATAGCAAAAGAAACAGTGACTTAAATTCTTGTAgtatttctcaagagacagaaatGAAGGAGGCTTTTTCAACAAATGTGACCAAATCCAGTGAAAGCATTTTGCAGCcttcagttgaagaaactgaCATTCTGCCAGCCGTCCTTTCAGAAGGTGGTACACCAAAACTTGAGCCTTCTCTTGTAGACCCACCACTGGTTGAGAATAAGTCTTGTCATTTGGATCCTTGCTTACCTAGAGAGACTCCAGAATCTTCACTTCAGCGGACTGAGTTAATGGATGACACAATGGAAGTTGGTGAAACAAACTCAGTATATCATGATGATGAGAACTCAGTTCTGAGCATTGACTTTAATCAGCTGAGACCTATTCCAGAAGCCATCAGTCCTCTGAATAGTCCAGTGAGACCTGTAGCAAAAGTTCTTAGACTGGAAAGTGCATCTCAAGTtccattatataataataatcataaag ATGTGTTTCTACCAAATTCAGCTCATTCTACCTCCACAAGTCAGTCTGATCTCAACAAGGAAAATCAAAAGCCAATATGCAAATCTGACAAATTTGCAGAAGCAGACTCCCACAAGAATTCATCTTTAGATGAATTAGAAGAAGGAGAAATTATAAGTGACAATGAAAAACCTGAACCACAAAGTTTTGACAAAAGTGCCAAACCAAGAGCTTCTACAGAAGTGCAGAACACAAAAACTAGCCCAGAAAGTAGGAAAAGCTCTGTGCGTTTGGATAAAGACAATAGGAAGATATCCTCTATGAAAATGCATCAGACCAAAAGCAGATGGAACAGAAGACGAAGTGAATCCAGCAGATCttcaaaaacagagaagaaagagaggtcAATGAGCACTTCCAGCCTGGAAAAAATAGTTCCAATCATTGTCACACCCTCTTCTGTCCGAGAGATTATGCACATGTTACGAATGATAAGAAAACATGTAaggaaaaattatatgaaattcaaggtAAAATTTTCATTAATACAATTTCATAGAATTATTGAGTCAGCAATTTTGAGTTTTACATCACTAATTAAATACCTGGACTTGTCCAAAATATCTAAGTCAGTGACTACTTTACAGAAGAATCTCTGTGATGTTATAGAATCCAAACTCAAGCAAGTTAAAAAGAATGGCATCGTGGATCGTTTATTTGAACAGCAGCTGccagatatgaaaaaaaaattgtggaaattTGTAGATGAACAGCTTGATTATTTGTTTACAAAACTTAAGAAAATCTTTGTAAagttttgtgactccatgaatgtTGGCAGTGATAGTGACGAAGGAAAGcttgaaaagaaaagtaaagagaaagcaCGATCTTCACACTGTCAGAAGGGGAATATAAACAACTTGGGCAAAGAAATGTTGAAAGAGAAATCCCCCAAATCAGAAGATTATGGTTCTTCTAAGTATTCGGTTGGTTGTAAAAAATCTGAGGAAAAACATCAAGAGCAAAAGAATTCCAATAGTAACACAATAAAGCATGACATTAAAAAGACTGCTAACACTTGCTTTGATAATATGAAGAATCCTCAATCTGAAGCGCATTCCTTGGAACCAAACTGCCTGAGCACCCCAAAGccaggaaaaattgaaggtagcACCACAGAGGATGCCCAGACATCCCAGCTTGTGCCTTTGAAGCCAGAACGCAGTTTTGAGATTCTTACCGAACAGCAGGCGTCTAGCCTTACATTTAATTTAGTGAGTGATGCACAGATGGGAGAGATATTTAAAAGTTTGTTGCAAGGTTCTGATCTTTTGGACAACAGTGTTAActgtaatgaaaaaaatgagtggGAGTTAAAGACACCAGAGAAACAGCTGCTAGAGAGTCTCAAATGTGAATCTATACCAGCTTGTACAACTGAAGAGCTCGTTTCAGGGGTGGTTTCTCCCTGCCCTAAGATAATCAGTGAGGACAACTGGTCCTTACTGTCATCTGAGAAAGGTCCATCTCTGTCTTCAGGGCTTTCATTGCCAGTTCATCCGGATGTGTTGGATGAAAATTGTATGTTTGAAGTGTCCACTAACATAGCTTTAAGTAAAGATAATGTATGTGGTTCAGAAAAGAGCAAGCCCTGCATTTCTTCCATACTTCTTGAGGATCTAGCCGTCTCTTTAACAGTACCATCGCCTCTGAAGTCAGATGGCCATCTCAGTTTTTTAAAGCCAGAAGCTTTGTCTAATTCAACGCCTGAAGAAGTTATTAGTGCCCATTTTAGTGAGGATGCCTTACTGGAGGAAGAGGATGCATCTGAACAGGATATTCATTTAGCCCTGGAGTCTGATAATTCAAGCAGTAAATCAAGTTGTTCTTCATCATGGACAAGCCGGCCTGTTGCTCCAGGCTTTCAGTACCACCCTAACCTCCCCATGCACGCTGTCATAATGGAAAAGTCCAACGATCACTTCATTGTGAAAATTCGGCGTGCGGCACCATCTACCTCCCCTGCTCTTGTACAGAATACAGTGGCTGATGAATATCTGCCGAGAGTGGAAAAGGAAGCTGATGAAGCAGTGGAGGAAGAATATATTTCATGTCAGAACAGAGTTTTTAAATCTGTGGAGGAACTGAAAAATTCCAGTAAGAATGTTGATGGCAGATTAGTTCATGAGGAACAAGACTGTGTGATACAAACAGAAGTTCCTGACATATATGAATTTCTTAAAGATGCTTCAGGTAAAGTGAGTCAAAGTACCGAAGAGGCTGAAGAATGTTTGAAGTTGCATCAAGTATGGGAACCAAAAGTGCCTGAAAGCATTGAAGAATTGCCTCCAGTGGAAGAAATTCCACATTCTGTTGAGGATCATCTTCCAAGCACATGTATAGACCTCACAAAAGATCCAGTCACCGAGACCAAAAAGTTGGGGGAATTAGTAAAAGTAACAGTTTTAAATATTGATCAGTTGGGATGTTCTGGAAGTAGTGTGGATCAAAATGCTCCAGTATTAGACAATATGCAGCCTGAAACTGTTGATACTTTTATTGATTTGACACAAGATGTTTCAAGTGACAGTAAAAATGAAGGTAACCATCCTGCTGTAGTTGTTGAAGACTTGGGGTGTCCAGTGATATGTGTCGATGAAGATAACTCGAAGGAAGAAAATGTGCAGGTGGCGAACAGGCCTTTGGAATGTGTCATTGAGGAGGCCTGTATCGATCTAACCTTGGAAGCTTCCAGTTTGGGTGAAGTGAAAAAGGATGATTTAAACTCAGAGTCAGCATTGAATTCCAACAGTTCAGAGTTGCCTGGGATGTTGGATAACCCtcacaaaaagagaagaaatcttTCTGATCTAAATCCTTCTTCtcagaaaaaacagagaaaggaaacagacttAACCAGTAGGgaaaagaccaaaaaaattaCCCAAGACTCTGGTGAGAATGGTAATGCTCATCGAAGGAAAGCCAGTAAGAAAAAGGCCCCTTCAGTGACTAAAGACCCCTCATCATTAAAGGAAAGCCCGGGGACTAAGGATGCATCAGCAGCATCTGCCACTTCTTTTACAAGCCTTTCTGCAAAGAATGTTATtaaaaagaagggagaaattaTAGTTTCGTGGACAAG aaATGATGACCGGGAAATTTTATTGGAATGTCAGAAAAAAGGGCCATCATTGAAAACATTTACtcatttagctgctaagttgaATAAAAATCCGTATCAG gtCTCAGAAAGATTCCAGCAGCTAATGAAGCTCTTTGAAAAGTCCAAATGCAGGTAG